cagtgtgggatccgtaccagatagagttgatagaagagatagagaagatccaacggagagcagcgcgctccgttacgggatcatttagtaatcgcgaaagcgttacggagatgatagataaactccagtggaagactctgcaggagagacgctcattagcttggtacgggcttttgttaaagtttcgagaacataccttcaccgaagagtcaagcagtatattgctccctcctacgtatatctcgcgatgagaccaagaggataaaatcagagagattagagcccacacagaagcataccgacaatccttctttccacgtacaacacgagactggagtacaagggagaaccgatagaggtactcaaggtaccctccgccacacaccgtcaggtgacttgcggagtaaggatgtggatgtagatgtagatgtctccccTGTGCCCTACTTTCCAGGGATGTTGGGGTATGAACAGGCAGGGTTTGCCTCTGGTATGTGAGGTGCGAGGGAAATTacctatttgtaatttttcttgtcCTAATAAGTTAATCTTTGTAAAGAATTTGTCACCTTTCTTCTCGGTTGTGGCTTTATTGAGCGGACTGGTTTGGTACTGGATTTTGGTAGCAATACTTTCTGTAAGTTTTGTCCGCCAGAAAATATAGCCCTCTGTTCTTGCcgtactcttagcaatgccagtttgCTTAACTCATTTCATTCAGAGCGAGTCACCTGGGGGATGTTGAAGCTAGGCAGCTACTAAACATGTTAGGGAATTACCTTGAGCACAGGAAGTATGATTTGGAGACTGAAAGCCGAGCCTTATGCTGGGTCTTAGCGTGAACTAGAAAGACCGGTAGGATCTCCATAGGGTCGGTTTGCATATCAACATTTTGCTTAGGTGTTCGGTGCATTGAGGTGCTGACTGTCAGGCGACCAACGTACTTAGTCGCATGTTCGAGGAAGGCGCCGAGGGAGTGGGAGTGTGTCACTCCTCGTCTGTGAATCCTGTTTGTGGTGTCTTGGCCGAGGTACCGGAGCTTGTTACTGATCTCACGTCTAAACAGGGCCAGCACCTCTTCTGGCAGCCACTAGAAAACTTTCGCTAACTGGAGAACGGTACCCGGTTACCTGTTGgagaatgatgacgatgatgatggtgatgatgattggtttgtggggcgctcaactgcgcggttatcagcgcccgtataaattcccaacctttgcacagtccaatctcaccactttcacgaatgatgatgaaatgatggggataacacaaacacccagtccctgggtggagaaaatccccaacccagccaggaatcgaacccgggacctgttGGAGAAGGGCACGTTTGGCGGGAGGTCAGGAGATCCGCTGATGATAGGATTTGTTTGCCTGTGGAGCTTGTTTCATCCATTTTTATCACTTTCATGATTCCTTGTTTGAGAGGCATTTGGGGCCTCACAAGACTATCGCTAAGGTACTGCAACACGTAACTTGCAACTTAGCCGTGATTAGTGGGGGAGTGCGAGCTATGTAAGATGGCAAAATACTATCACAACTCAAGCAAGGGACTTTTAGAGTCCGACCGAGCGCAACATCCCATGGATAAGTTGTTTATTGATTACGAGGGGCCTCTTTCTCGCACAAAGGGAGGATAGTTATGTGATGGTTGTGGTAAATGCCTTTTGCCGTTTCGTTTGGCTTGCCCCTAGTAGGGTAGCGTTTACCATCCTACATCTTTCCAAAATCTGTTCCACATTCGGACTTCCTGCAGACCTGGTGAGTGATGATTCCCCGGCCTTTGTGCTATAAAGCCACGTCACCCCCCTCCCCTATTATCCACAGCCTTCCTTCGCCGAAAGGTGAACAGAAACGTCACAGGCCACTCACATCGTCTACCATGCCAGGTGTCGGACCAAGTGGGGTGGTTCGCTCCCTTAGATTAATTTCGCTTTCAGTTCTGCTTAACACGATGCGGCGAACGCTCACCCAGCCTCGTTAATGTTTGCTTACTGCCTTTATTTCCCTCTAGCAAACTTGTGGTTGCTTTAGGATAGACCTCCTGAGATCATAAAACGGAATTAGGGAAAGGCTAGGCGCAATATAGAACTTGCTCATCACTGCTAAATGAGTTGCTACAACCAGGGAAGGCAGCCGTTTCATGCTAAAGCTGGGGACAAAGGTTTTTTCGTAACTTCAGTGCCTGGTGGCGGCAGGGATGCGGGTATTTCCGGGAAGCCTTTTCTGAGTCTTGTGGGGCCTTTCCGAATCCTTAGGGTCCTGAACTCAGTTAATCTTATGGTCCCTTATCTTGCCACAGGTAAAACCTTGAGGGTGCATGTCAGCCAGGTCAAGGAAGCGAGGTAGGGGTCCCTGTCTTCCCTCCAGATCCCCCCTTACCACACACACATGGAAGGGGGGAGGGGCCGGAATTGTTCTCGCTTTAGTGGCGAGCAGGAAGTTCATATGGATCACTAGAAACCTGTAATAAATTAaagtttatataaataaataatgaacacaATTAGTCACTGTAGTATTCTGATGCCGCAAATAAACGGAAATATTAGGTTTCGTTTAACTAGATGCACCCACAAGGATACAGAAACGCCCATTGATGCATAtttcatacaaataatattttcgaaTTCACTTGCACATGCAACTACTTTATTGCAATAAAATGTGGCTTCACGTTACAAATGCTGCAGAAGAAACATACGATTTCCAAAACTGAATTTTCCTCTATATTTAGCTGCAATTCTATAGACAATAAAGAAGCACgagtgcgagtgcgtgcgcgagcgCGTGCACgagtgcgagtgcgtgcgcgagtgcgagtgcgtgcgcgattgcgagtgcgtgcgcgaacgcgtgcgcgaatgcgtgcgggagggcgtgcgcgattgcgagtgcgtgcgcgattgcgagtgcgtgcgcgattgcgagtgcgtgcgcgaacgcgtgcgcgaatgcgtgcgggagggcgtgcgcgattgcgagtgcgtgcgcgagtgcgagtgcgtgcgcgattgcgagtgcgtgcgcgaacgcgtgcgcgaatgcgtgcgggagtgcgtgcgcgagtgcgtgcgggagtgcgattgcgagtgcgtgcgcgattgcgagtgcgtgcgcgattgcgagtgcgtgcgcgaacgcgtgcgcgaatgcgtgcgggagggcgtgcgcgagtgcgtgcgggagtgcgattgcgagtgcgtgcgcgattgcgagtgcgtgcgcgattgcgagtgcgtgcgcgaacgcgtgcgcgaatgcgtgcgggagggcgtgcgcgagtgcgtgcgggagtgcgattgcgagtgcgtgcgcgattgcgagtgcgtgcgcgagtgcgagtgcgtgcgcgattgcgagtgcgtgcgaAAGTGCGAGTGCATGCGCGAtcgcgtgcgcgaatgcgtgcgggagtgcgtgcgcgagtgcgtgcgggagcgcgtgagcgaatgcgtgcgggagtgcgattgcgagtgcgtgtgcgattgcgagtgcgtgcgcgagtgcgagtgcgtgcgcgagtgcgagtgcgtgcgcgagtgcgagtgcgtgctcgaacgcgtgcgcgaatgcgtgcgggagtgcgtgcgcgagtgcgtgcgggagtgcgattgcgagtgcgtgtgcgattgcgagtgcgtgcgcgactGCGATTGCGtgcgcgattgcgagtgcgtgcgcgaacgcgtgcgcgaatgcgtgcgggagggcgtgcgcgagtgcgtgcgggagtgcgattgcaagtgcgtgcgcgattgcgagcgcgtgcgcgaatgcgtgcggaaGTGCGTGctcgagtgcgtgcgcgagtgcgagtgcatgcgcgaacgcgtgcgcgaatgcgtgcgggagcgcgtgcgcgagtgcgtgcgggagtgcgtgcgcgagtgcgtgcgcgattgcgagtgcgtgcgcgaatgcgtgcgggagtgcgtgctcgagtgcgtgcgcgagtgcgagtgcatgcgcgaacgtgtgcgcgaatgcgtgcgggagcgcgtgcgcgagtgcgtgcgggagtgcgtgcgcgagtgcgtgcgcgagtgcgagtgcatgcgcgaacgcgtgcgcgaatgcgtgcgggagtgcgtgcgcgagtgcgtgcgggagcgcgtgcgcgaatgcgtgcgcgagtgcgattgcgagtgcgtgcgcgattgcgagtgcgtgcgcgagtgcgagtgcaTGCGCGAACGCGTGCACGAGTGCGTGCGCGAACGCGTGCGCGAGTgagtgcgtgcgggagtgcgtgcgggagtgcgtgcgcgagtgcgtgcgggagggagtgcgcgaatgcgtgcgggagtgcgattgcgagtgcgtgcgcgattgcgagtgcgtgcgcgagtgcgagtgcgagcgcgaacgcgtgcgcgaatgcatgcgggagcgcgtgcgcgagtgcgtacgggagcgcgtgcgcgagtgcgtgcgggagtgagtgcgcgaatgcgtgcgggagtgcgattgcgagtgcgtgcgcgattgcgagtgcgtgcgcgagtgcgagtaagtgcgcgaacgcgtgcgcgaatgcgtgcgggagtgcgtgcgggagcgcgtgcgcgagtgcgtgcgggagtg
This genomic interval from Schistocerca serialis cubense isolate TAMUIC-IGC-003099 chromosome 8, iqSchSeri2.2, whole genome shotgun sequence contains the following:
- the LOC126417154 gene encoding balbiani ring protein 3-like, producing the protein MCAGAPSSEVRQLIDVATGGKPSPFPTIKKHECECVRERVHECECVRECECVRDCECVRERVRECVREGVRDCECVRDCECVRDCECVRERVRECVREGVRDCECVRECECVRDCECVRERVRECVRECVRECVRECDCECVRDCECVRDCECVRERVRECVREGVRECVRECDCECVRDCECVRDCECVRERVRECVREGVRECVRECDCECVRDCECVRECECVRDCECVRKCECMRDRVRECVRECVRECVRERVSECVRECDCECVCDCECVRECECVRECECVRECECVLERVRECVRECVRECVRECDCECVCDCECVRDCDCVRDCECVRERVRECVREGVRECVRECDCKCVRDCERVRECVRKCVLECVRECECMRERVRECVRERVRECVRECVRECVRDCECVRECVRECVLECVRECECMRERVRECVRERVRECVRECVRECVRECECMRERVRECVRECVRECVRERVRECVRECDCECVRDCDACANACASECVRECVRECVRECVREGVRECVRECDCECVRDCECVRECECERERVRECMRERVRECVRERVRECCVRERVRECVRECVRECVRDCERVRECVRECVLECVRECECMRERVRECVRERVRECVRECVRECVRECECMRERVRECVRECVRECVRERVRECVREWDCECVRDCECVREFECVRERVRGCVRECVRECVRECECMRERVRECVRECVRECVRE